A stretch of the Sandaracinaceae bacterium genome encodes the following:
- a CDS encoding DUF2914 domain-containing protein → MTSHRHSSLLLALSLTLGAPAFTAFEGSRASASAPPVDGGLSVRRLVVAHDIADREPVGVGAPITTAQDRVYAFVEVRNASNDGRAVRIQFDGPGGRRVGNVTLEVPGAQRRFRTWGYTRYIETPGTWRATVIAEDGTVLASQEFEVR, encoded by the coding sequence ATGACCAGCCACCGACACTCCTCCTTGCTCCTCGCCCTCTCGCTGACCCTCGGCGCGCCCGCCTTCACGGCGTTCGAGGGAAGCCGCGCCTCCGCATCCGCTCCACCCGTGGACGGCGGTCTCAGCGTGCGCCGCTTGGTGGTCGCCCACGACATCGCGGACCGCGAGCCCGTCGGAGTGGGAGCCCCCATCACGACCGCGCAGGATCGCGTCTACGCCTTCGTCGAGGTGCGCAATGCGAGCAACGACGGGCGCGCCGTGCGGATCCAGTTCGACGGCCCAGGCGGCCGCCGCGTGGGCAACGTCACCCTCGAGGTGCCCGGCGCGCAGCGCCGCTTCCGCACCTGGGGCTACACGCGGTACATCGAGACACCCGGCACCTGGCGCGCCACCGTGATCGCCGAGGACGGCACGGTGCTGGCGAGCCAG